The DNA region GCGATATGCTATGTGATGATTGGTATTTTAACAtgtgatttatttttttctcttgctTGTTCTGCGTGCATGTATTAATTTGACATATTATCTCGGTATAATCTAACTAGTTACTAGATTTATTGTTGTTACTTGTATGATGATTTTGATATGGTAACTGATATGAGACACATGTAATAATCGGTTTGTTGTTGTTACTAGTTACTAGATTTGTTATTGTTGTAGACATGATATCTGTGTAGTGACCATTGTTACtctctgatatttttttattactatTATATATCATGACATGACAAATGATATGTCACTAATTGACATGTCATATGTATAGAAATTATGGTGTGAACTCTTGTTATTTCTAGGTGTAGTAATCCTTGGTTAATGTAATTGTAACTATGCAGTAGCCTAGTAGTAATTGTTATGTAGATCATCTTATAGTTACTGATACACTAACATTTTTGTGACCTTGTAATTACTGATACACGACCTCATAGTAGTAACTGATATACCGTGCTGGTAATAACTGCACTGCCTTGAATGTTGTAACTGCTCTGCcctaaatattttcaaaattccGAATCCACCGAATTTGTCGACGTCCCGatgtgtacttcatcttctctttatCTACAATGTAGATTCGTGAGGGACCTCGATCACTTGTAAACgtatcaacaatgccgtaaccataaaGCTCATGATTCTATGTGTTcaatatctgatccttcataaagtaagGGGAAACATATTATCGgggtagcatattgtgctctCCACATGCaactatgacgtgtgtacatggcctgtgtagcaattgtgacttctgacacgTACAGATGTGaaaaaccaagttgagatgtatCTGGTTTATcttttgtgatgagtgattgacgttGTGTGGCTTTTGTTGGTTAGCATATGCATGATTATATACTGCAATATTAATTTTGTTtaaccaaagttgaaaagaattggagtCTGTATCGTTGTCTTGGTGCATGAAGCTTacactcactggatagtccagtgtgagggtttttgacctcatcggatagtccagtgtgtgGCAGATGTGAGCACCAGAGCTTTTTAGCGCAGAGGTAGAGAAAAATTTATTCACTAAAAGGTTCGATGTGGGTGAgaggtgatcaccggactaattttttaaAGAAGGATGAAAATGTGATGTCTAGTAAAATggtctcaccggatggtccggtgtgtgcaatgTTGAGCACCAGAGCTTTTTTAGCGCAGAGGAAAAGTTGAaggtgccggatgatccggtgatgggcATGTGAATATCGGAGAGTATCACTAAAGCTTTTCAGTTCTGAGGCAAATATTGAGGTGTTCACTGGATTGTTCGGTGTTGGGAttttgtgatcaccggactaattttttcagagaggaatgcaaaccgggttccagtggagttgtactcaccaTATGGTTCggtgttgcactggtgtgaacgtcagaccatccggtgttcatatttttgttacgtATGACCTTTTTTAACTTGATTTCGTTTtagactaacatgtgatgatgttatatggttctagagatgcatgtttgctggtcttatggtgtacaggtgatggatgcaacttgacggtcaatAGTGGGTGATCAAGGCTAAGTGAGGTGCTcagtgccagacgatcaaggaggccagacaAAGTCAAAAATAATCCTAACAGTACACTTAGAGGTCAAACAAAAGAATTTTACTGCGACCACTGAAACGATCTTTACCAAGCGCTCATCTCTGGACTCGAGTTCACCCATGCGTAATCAGAGTATGCACTAGTAAAGTaatcctaaattaattattgcACTAATAATCTCTACTACATAAAACATCTCTTTCTTATACTCTCCTCCCATCTAAAAAAACCCTTAAAATCCAAATATTTTATCCACTTTTGATATCTACACTTCTCATCTAGCCTCCCTATCTCGTTACCGACTACAGATATAAGattcattttactaataaaaaaatataagaaaaattaGCAGACAATATTATCTTCTTTTGGAtaccatctaaaatcaaactacgacatcGTTCCTGATGTATTTATTTGGCAGTGCTCCCATAACGCATCTACATTTTTATACCTTGAGTTTGTGCTTAATATTACCGTATTTAATGTTTATTTTTCTGCAATGCATGAACACTTAGATAGTGCTAGAGTAATATGTTAACTTAACACGGTTATACTTATTGTAGTAGACAAACGGATAGCTCTAGTAGTGTCAGATCAAAGACGAATGCCATTGTGCATTCTTGGACCTGAAACGGCTGGAGGGCTAGCCTCAAGTTCATGCTGCAATTGTATCGGCATCGATCGCTTTATTCACGCGCAACTTCAGTGCCACTTCATGGGGTCCCTTTATATATATTCCCGTTAGGCTCAGGCATCTTACCTGCTGGTAATTTCCGGATGTGTGTAACTGGATTCAGCTCAGCAGGGATGTTTAGGCTCAGGCATCTCACCTGCGATATTAATTTCAGACCTTTTTCTTTCGAAAGGAATATTAATTTCAGACCTCAATTTGAGTACTGCCTCTCTCAAACCTCAAGCTGCCGCGGTGTAGTGGACGGCTGTGGTGGCATTGGATATTTGAGAGAACTTAAAAAATTAGCATCCCCTCCTTGATTTCAAACAGACGCTCACTACATAGGTACGTAATTGTATGTTCAATTGCTAGTTAGAAATTTAAATTCATTGCGTAGATAGAAAACATAATTTTCATGGATTCTTTTTCTGATTGGGAACTCTCTTGGATTTTCTGGTGAGACAGTGCTGTACATATTTATTTGTAAGTTTTTCAAAAGCAACGTTGCCGTTTCCCAGCATTTTCCAGCTTCCACTCCAATGCTGTTTTTTTAGGAGAAGCTCCAATGCTGTTGGAAACCTGACCTGAGAAAGGTCAACTACCAAAACTTGTTGGATCAACTGAGCCTGGGCCATACTATCTGGCTAAAGAATGATTCGTTGCCTCACTAGCCAGCCCACACTACTTTCAGGCTGAAAATGACTTCAGTGGCAGGCACAGTCGTCCTTATCTCCTTAACCATCAACTAGCACAAACCAAAAAATGCGGCCCATTCTTCTCTCGAAAAAAACAATGAAAAGCAGTGACCTATTTCTAAATGGACTCTGAATCTGAATGACAATCGGCCCACTGCCACTTCTCAGAGAGTTTGGAACGGAACGGACagaggaattttttatttttatattttgaaaatcaaaacAGTGCAAAAATATATgtccgtttgaaaaaaattgtaattgTAAAACTATGCTACTGTCATATGTTGGAAGAGCAGCATAGGGCGACATgtttaaaaatcaaataaatattatattctattactctcaaaattcaaaacaatatcaaaatagtcatgattttttttaaaaaaaatagcgcagaggatgctataattttttattttcgaaacactattgaaaataaaaaaaattattttcgagATATAGAAATAAAATGGTCACGGACAGAGTTCATGACCATCCCCACACCTAACACCCCACCCAAAACCAAATCACCGTGATCCCGCCTCCGTTCGCGTACTTCAGTGGGAGCAGCGGCATCTTTGAAGTGCATCGCGTTTCGACGCTTCACCGCCGCAACGACcgcccacccacccacccactGCAACCGTTGTCAGCATCAGACGTAAAATTCGGAGGATCCGACGCCGGAAAAGCGAGGAACGTGCGGACCAGCACCGGCCCGGCCGTCGCCGAGACGGACCGTGGAGGGCTGGAGAGCACGTCGTGCCAGCCACCACCAAAACCCAGTACCACTCTACGCCGCCCTGCTCCGCCAGTCTGCATCGTCCGTTTCCCATTCTCGTGTGTGACTTGCTGCTGTCAAAAAGGTCAATAACTAACGTCGCATTAAGCCGAGATCGATGCACGATTCCCGGACACGAGTGACCGGGTTCGGAGTAGGATTTAGAGACGGGACACACGTCACGTACCTAAAACGCTTTTTGGGCGCTTTAAGTTGCGGATTACAGGAAAGCCGTGTCATGCGCTTGTACTGCTACCTAGTCAAGCTCTGTACCCTCGATACAACTTAAGAAGTCGAACAAAAACATGCCGTGGAGCTTTCCGTTATGCACGTTCGATCCCATGATTAAAGAGAGGGTTAACCTACTGAAATGATCCACGGACGCAACGAGTGCTCCGTAAACCCGTCGTAAGCGTCTCCTTTTTGACGATGGCACACGTCAGTTGCTGCAACTGTCTTAAAGACTTCGAATGCGATATCACTAGGCTGACTCGTAACATATATTCCACACCAGTCGATATCGATTGAACTAGCCAGTGGTTCTCTACTGTCAGACACACATCATCGTGCAAACCTTGGTGGGCCCATCACACCTCTCTGTTCGTTCTGAACTTCGAGTAATAACAAATCGTCgaattcaaaaacaagaacTAATGGTGATTAAGTAGTGCGAGGCACTAATTAGCACGGCAACGCAAAGCAAACGGCGTTTCGAAAAGAAAGCAAAGCGAACCAAGAGGTGGACCAGCGACCGACAAGACGAGAAGCAGGTGAGACGCCACCACGTATTCTGTATGTTTTAATACCGGTTGGTACTTTTCCTCTCCGTCTCTCACTCAATGGAGCCCTGATCTCCGGTCCTAATGGTGAATTCACTTATTAGGGAAACGAAAATGGAAGTTTTTTTCCATAAAAATATAAATGGGGAGTAATCACTCCCCTAGCCGGGTATGGCGAGGCCGGGATGATAGCCCATCCTTATCTATCCACAAGCATGTTTATATCATATATAGATTAATATACATGTATTAAATATACTTAAGCCTCGTACATTCGTTATACaatctatcctagagcctaatTAGCATAAAACCTTAATATTATTGTAGCAGAACAGAAACACCATCAAATAAATCTGTCTTAGAGCCTAGTATAAAACCCTAATGTTATTATAGCGGAAACAGAAACACCATCAAATACAATTCCCTCACGAGGATGAAAAATTATCCTCCAAACGAAAATGAGGATGGTTGCCTATTTCTGCAGGAATTTTCCTCCTGCTATCTCTGCTCTCACCCAGCGACGAAGTTAGTTAGAGCTAGGGTAAATCAAAACCACGTCTCATGGAGTCTTGTGGTTTAAGCGGACCGTAAACGCCTGCCTCATTGCTCCATCGCTGTCGATGCGTTCGAAGTAAAACAAGTCCAACAAAAGCTCTGAACGGGCGTCCGGCTCTGGACAAAAGTTGTCGAACAGCTTTTTTTATTAAAGGGTTCCAGTGACTTTGCTGGGTTTCAGTTGAATTTCGATGCCGGATGTTCGAGCGTACTGCCAAACAAGCGTCGTGTAACTTGTCAGGGTATCAGTTGTCACATCCAACGCGATTGCCGTGCTTTTAGTTACTGCTAGAATGACAGACTGCCTACGCTCATTCTGTGTACTGGCGTACTGCTCCCTGCCTGAATTCCTCACCAACGGAACGGAAACTTCTGATGTGCAGAGAGGTTAAGGTAACCGATAAAGCAAAAGGTCCTCAACAAAACCGGTGTACGATGGCTGCTCAAATACTAATTGCTAAACGGTTAGCGAGttcaaatcaaagaagcacaTGGCAGTTAACGTATACACATCACAGCGCGAATGTTCCCTCAACAAATATGCATACCTCGACGCCGTTCAATTCAATGGTGAGAGTCATCTGGCCAAGCTGACTCACGCATGTCGATTATTATTCTTCCTCTCAGAGAAGAAGTCGAGTCTCGTCCCAACAGAACATGTCAAATACTAAACCCGACCGGCTGATCAATCGCAAGATATCCAATGCAAGAACTGGTCGCCGTTGCTGCTGAAACATTTCTGCGTCTCAGGCTATCTGTCATCCGCCCCCGCTGCAACTGCTACCGAACCGGCCGTGACTGCCGGCCACTGCTGACACGGAAAGGTAATGAGCAGCGCCGTACAGTACCACACCGAGGAGATGGCGAATGCAACTCGGTATGGACTTGTGTATGCATGGTATATCTTGACCATGTATCTTACCTGATACTTATTTATTTAGCTATTTTCttatttatcttataattttatatttatttctttaatataaatctTAACATAAATTAACAATACTGATAAGCTATGTCTCCACGTATCTATTAGAATTTTCGTGTTCAATTATGATCCTTCGACGCATCCACCTGACCTGACCCAACGCGGGCGAGAATTCCACAGCCACGGCGCACGTACGTTTTCGTACCACACCCGACGTGCTTGCTCGCACGGGTGGCACGGCTCTCGCACCCGCGACCCTAAACACGACGCGGCCCTTGCCCCTTTCTTTATGCGTTTCCAGCCCGAGCTCCCACCGCGATTCTCGCCAGCGCCGTTGCCTCTCCACACTCCACTTCCCAGCCAAGTTTCCCAGCCGTTTGACTCCCGCGCGCCGAGAGGTTTTAGCCGTTTTCTCCTGCTCGGTGGTTCGTGGCCgttccttcccttcccttcccttcccttcccttcccgcGGCGCGCGGTGCGTGAATGGGCTGCAACGGGTCGAAGCACGCGCtgcatggaggaggaggtgtgGCGGCGCGGGCGCCAGGGTCGCGGAGGTACTCGGGCCTGGTGGGGCGGCACTCTGTCGCGCTGAGGTCGTCCACGCTAGGCACGCTCAGCCTCGAccgtgcggcggcggcagccgcgGCCGCGGGCGTTTCTTTCGCCGCGGGCGGGGACGAGGGGATGATGAAGGCCGGCAACGACGGCGGCGGGTGGTGCCCGGCCACGCCGCCGGTGGTACTGCCGCCGAAGAGGCAGAGGCGTGTGGCGCCGCGGACGCCGAACAAGACGCCGATGCGTGAGCCCGAGGAGATCAACGTCTGGGAGCTCATGGAAGGGCTCGAGAGCGACGACGAGAGCGATCCTGAGAAGGAGCAGGAGGAAGAGGGCCACCACGTGGAGCGGAAGGTGCACTCGGCGCCCGGATCGCCGGTGTTCGATCCGGACATCGTTGACGCGTTCCGCAAGGCGCTCGATGAGCTGTCACCTAAGTCACCTTCTTGTGACGTCGTTGCACGCAACGGAGCCGATGCCAAGAAGGTTGAAATCCAAATGTTCCCGGGCATCGTGCGGGAACGGGTCAGCGTGCTCCAAGAAAATATCGATGCCAAGCTAGCGAAGATGGCAacaccgcggccgccgccgccaccaccgccgccggagAGCACGCGGCGGATCGTGGTGTACCTCACCAGCCTCCGCGGCATCCGTCGGACGTACGAGGACTGCTGGTCCACGAGCGCCATCCTGCGTAGCTACGGCGTGCGCGTCGACGAGCGCGACCTGTCGATGCACGCCGGGTACAAGGACGAGCTCCGCGCCGTGCTGGGCGGCACCGTCCACGGCGGGCTCCCGCAGGTTTTCGCGAACGGCCGGCACCTGGGCGGCGCCGGGGAGGTCCGCCGCATGCACGAGACCGGGGAACTGGCAAGCGCCCTCGAGGCTTGCGAGATGGCAccgggcggcgccggcgccgcgctgGAGGCGTGCGTCGGCTGTGGCGGCTTACGGTTCATGCCATGCGACGTCTGCTCGGGAAGCTGCAAGGTGTTCGTCGTGGAGGGCGAGGAGGGTGCCGGCGCGTTCAGGAGGTGCCCCGAGTGCAACGAGAACGGGCTAGTGAGGTGTCCCGTTTGCTAGCGGAGTTGTGAAACATTCGAATTTGTACGAAATTTTTGTGTGCCGGCCCTTTCCTCGAGGTGTtccagaattttttttctcattgacCACTTGTACAGATGAAGAGAAAACGCAAATCTGCAGCTCTCTTTGGATTGCAGTGACACATTCCTCGTTTAGGCCAGAAGCAGAAGGAATCGATTATTTCAGCGTGAAGCAGAATAGAAATTCTGATCACCAGCTAGTAAACTACTCACATTACTGCACGGAGATCGGCCATTTTGTGCCAGTGTCAGTGTGAAACCCATCAGTCCTACGACTTGCTGATCAAGTTCTCAATGGGCGGTACCATCACGCATGAGCACATGACTGCAAGTCAACACCACCTGACACTGGCAATCTGAGAAATGGCAAGGCCTGTCGCCATGGATATGCTAGTCTAGATGTCAAACAACAGGCCAAAATTTTCTACGAGTTGTGCCTACGTTCTGTATCTGTACACGAGGCCGTTCGTATAGGGAAATAAATGACCTGGTCAGGGCCGCCCTGGGGGCGAGCGGGGTGGCCGCTCCGGGTCCCTAAAATCAGGGgttcatatgtatatatatatatattgtgtatgTGTTTTGTCCGATCTAAGAGTAAACTGAGAAGTATGTCTTTATTTTATCCTCTTATATAGTTATATGTTTCGTCTGTATCTTATTTTTTCTGTTTATATTATTATGTACTAaggtatattatttttttcatatgatacATACACCTgttatttatttaatataaaaataatactattaCTTTAAATAACTgtgctatataaatattttaaaatatatatttaataaaaatttatttttaatctcgtTTTGGATCACCAAATATCAGGATCGGTCCTGGACGTGGGTCTGCTAACAGAGACAACGGTTGGCCGGTTGCCGCTGGCGATTGCAAAATCAGATCTTGTGCTGTCCTGTGTACCGACCGTGTCATACGGTCCATGACCGCATCGTGGCGAAATGAATTGCGATGCACCGCGAGTCCGTAAGGTGATCGATCATATACCCTTTACTTTCTTTTATCCGACAGAAATAAGAAAGCGGAGTAAGCTACACAATAACACCTGCAGGCAAGTTcgtaacaataataataataataacactTTCAGGCAGCGCAATGCAGAAGATACATTATACATGACCCAAGGTAGGATGGGTATTCTTTTATTAGGAGATGGGTATGAAAAAATTTGATCCTTAATAACTTAAATGAGGATAGGAATGAGAGGATTTTTTCTGTCTCCGCTCTCCGCTATATTTCGAtatcacacatatacatatttttaatatataaatgtacaaatattacattatatagaaaaataataaattgcttttattttttatctaacctATAATATTTAATCTATCTTATATTAATTACCCTCGTATGCATTAATAAATTACTAATTTATATTACGGACacattattaaaatatagatataaTCATAgttgatttaattttatatcTCCATTAGATATACGATACCTGTAAAATTCATGCAGGGATGGAGATTAGGATGGGAGAAAACTTCCCCTAGTAGTTAAATAGGGACGAGGATGGGAAAGCATTCCCCGGTGAGAATTGACTCTGTTGCTATCCCTAGTCTAAGATCGATCTATGCAGATGCATGtcctcttaaaaaatttatttttatttttaatatttacaaaagtacATGTTCAATTCAAAATATTGAACATCTATACTACCATCGTCCGTTGGAGGGACgataatttaaataaaataaagatattATCTTTCCAACGAGCaacaacttaaaaaaataagaaatattgTGTTTATTgctttcaaaatttaaaacactctcaaaatagtcatgaaaaatactaaacaaattatgttgtagaggatgctataaccTATCTCTCtgaaaaattcaactcaaaaagttacttttacaatgagaaacaaaaaagataaatttcattacACATAGTCGGtgtgtacaatgaaatttatctttattttctcaatgtataattcatatttttgtctgaattttttcTAAGAACTAaatcatagtatcctctataATAgacatttttttagaattttttcatgactattaTCCTCTATAATGTTTTAAATATTAAGAGCAATAAAACACAATGTTTTTATTCTTTCAACGAACAATACCTTGTTGTAGCCCTACCAATAGACGACAGTAGCCTCAATATGCAATATAAACGGGTATGTACTTTTACAAATatcaaaaagtaaaaaaaaggatgaatatttgcaaaaataaagGATATTTTAAAAtgtcctttattttttttatttttaatatttacgaAATTACAtgtccatttcaaaatattaaacATGTAGACTGCCATCACCCGTTGGGATGTCGCCCTTCCAACGGGTGAcaccttttaaaaaaataaagatgtcgTCTAGTGCTGTCCAAGTAGGCCATGCCTACTGGGCCGGTCTGAGGCACGATACGACCCAAGCATAGACAGGCctggccggcacggcacgatccAGCACGGGCACAGCCCCCCCGGCTACTCGCATCGCCTCCCGGCCTCGTCACCCCCGTCTCCGTCTTGCCTCGGATGCCCCCACCGCCCCTCCCCGCCTGCCCGACCACGCTGCCCCCACCACGGCCGGCCGCGCAGCCACCGCCCCGCCTTGCCGCCTCGCCCCAACAGCCCGCCCAGCCGCTCCCCGCCCCGCCTGGCCACGCCGTCTCCTGGCCGCTCCGCCCTGGCCACGCCACCACCCGGCCTCGCTGCCACGCCTCCGTCCCGCACCGGACGGTCATGCCGCTGCCTCCACGCCTCCCCACCCAGCCGGCCCGACAGGCCCATTTCGACAGGTTTGATGTCGCCCTTCCAAGAGGCGAcaacttaaaaataaaaaacactatGTTTCATTACCCTTGAAAATCAAAACACCATCGAGAACAAcaccttttaaaaaataaagatgtcaCTCTTCCAATGAACAATtacttaaaaattaaaaataaacaaTGCGTTTTGTTACTTTCAAAAtccaaaacactatcaaaattgtcattaaaagtttgaaaaaaaggaagttgtagaggatgctataatatatttttccaaaaattcaACTTAAACCAATACATTTACAATGAGaataaaaacaaatttcattgtacacaAACAATCTATGTATTTTGATCTGAATTTATTTTGAAATCTTGATCATAGTATACTCtgcaacatatttttttaaaatttgttcTAACTATTTtgattatattttaaattttgagagcaatagaacataataatttttgatttttttattttttgaaaaaaatgttgCTCATCCAATAAGTGACACCTTGCTGTTGCCTAATCAAGAAGTGATGATAGActaaatttttaatattttgaaatgggTATGTACTTGtgcaaatattgaaaataaaaataaaaaataaaaagattcgTCCATtagcagtggtggtggtggtgttatTGGGCCGTTAATGGATCAAGTTGACATGGGACAGTATAGTGTAATGGGCTGGAGCAGATGCAGTCATGCAGGCCGATTTCTCGTACCGCCCGACGCAAATTTGGATGGGCCTGATTTGGAGACACGTCGCGTTTTAATGGACTGCCGATGGATCATGGATCACACAAAACCCAGCCACCTCTCAGAAAAGGGAGGCGACATCGAACTGTGTTCAGTGTGGACCGTCTTGTAGGTAGGTACGGCGGAGTCGAGTCAGTAGATAGAGCAACGAGCGAGCGGCTAGTTGCCTGGGTGGTTTGAGGCTTCCGATCGATGAGACCCAGGTTCGATTCCGTGACGGGGAGTGTGTGGCAGCGTCCCTGCTCGCCCTGGTCCGAGTTTTAGGAGACTCGGGGTGCACCTATAGTGGAGCTACTGCGtgagttcatgtatttggtgatgCAAGTGTATGTATGTGTCTGTGTtgtattaggatttttttttaaaaaagatttcTGTTAGGAAATTTGAAGTTTGCGGACCCATCTTGatctttaaaatatttaattatatcTCAATTTTATTTACACTATATATAAGGGATAAAATCTCTCAATGTAACACATAAGTAGTTTTTTTCCTACATtatgtcttttttttaattgttcTCTCGAGTGATCGCTGGATTACACTTGGTAACAGTGGTTTACTAACACGTTATCAGTACGAAGCTCTGCTAGAGATCAAACTAGCAGAACGAATCAGCCTACGACCGATCTGCATTGCATCAACATCGTCGTCAAGCGGGCAGGTCatggcctagcctatatgccaTACTCGGCATGAATCTGTTCGTGAGAATTGGAAGGTACAATCGATTTAGTACGTATTCTTGCAACTATTATTTTTGcttctagaattagagtaattatcCATTTACTTAGTTGCTAAATTTAGGAGGATTAAATGAATAAAtgaaagctctagaagagcaaactttgttataaaaaatatttttcggtatttatagaatatatgtgGTGCCCGTATAGAGAAAGTGTGTATTATGGATAGTAGAATCACAAACactatcttaagagaaaagatgtatttt from Phragmites australis chromosome 8, lpPhrAust1.1, whole genome shotgun sequence includes:
- the LOC133927578 gene encoding uncharacterized protein At3g28850-like yields the protein MGCNGSKHALHGGGGVAARAPGSRRYSGLVGRHSVALRSSTLGTLSLDRAAAAAAAAGVSFAAGGDEGMMKAGNDGGGWCPATPPVVLPPKRQRRVAPRTPNKTPMREPEEINVWELMEGLESDDESDPEKEQEEEGHHVERKVHSAPGSPVFDPDIVDAFRKALDELSPKSPSCDVVARNGADAKKVEIQMFPGIVRERVSVLQENIDAKLAKMATPRPPPPPPPPESTRRIVVYLTSLRGIRRTYEDCWSTSAILRSYGVRVDERDLSMHAGYKDELRAVLGGTVHGGLPQVFANGRHLGGAGEVRRMHETGELASALEACEMAPGGAGAALEACVGCGGLRFMPCDVCSGSCKVFVVEGEEGAGAFRRCPECNENGLVRCPVC